One segment of Anatilimnocola aggregata DNA contains the following:
- a CDS encoding OmpA family protein yields the protein MALKQLSTSFRIGLCFACAVLCSCASPNTQVQRIQGEKDELLATIRQQRDANRNLQTQLASLEQKLDQAETQLAGGTPRPLASRTATPPKPTSYAANTTSKSAPKLASKSPAPAGEEALPWRPHRASTQPPASLPAIAQLARQDDRIEVDAETGAGVWAEGIGFEQNSSVLTPESRQQLAELAKLLQRSPASKFRILVATSAERSGSRTQEGLAKSGRQLATSRAQSVADYLDRHGIAEDRLAISSTGVRKSNRNEHGQPITAAEEVRVYLVDPDQPVLGWLNPEIIRR from the coding sequence ATGGCATTAAAACAACTCAGCACATCATTCCGAATCGGCCTTTGCTTCGCTTGTGCAGTTCTCTGCAGTTGCGCGAGCCCGAATACGCAGGTGCAGCGCATTCAAGGCGAAAAAGACGAACTGCTGGCAACCATTCGTCAGCAGCGCGACGCCAATCGCAACCTGCAAACCCAACTAGCGTCACTCGAACAGAAGCTAGATCAGGCGGAAACACAACTTGCCGGCGGCACTCCCCGCCCGTTAGCCAGTCGTACGGCAACCCCTCCGAAGCCGACCTCATACGCTGCGAACACAACTTCTAAATCGGCACCAAAGTTGGCCAGCAAGTCCCCGGCCCCTGCAGGAGAAGAGGCGCTGCCGTGGCGTCCGCACCGGGCGTCTACGCAGCCCCCGGCTTCACTGCCAGCGATCGCTCAACTTGCACGGCAGGATGACCGGATTGAAGTCGATGCCGAGACTGGCGCGGGCGTCTGGGCCGAAGGGATCGGCTTTGAACAGAACTCTTCAGTTCTGACGCCCGAGAGCCGTCAACAGTTGGCCGAACTGGCCAAGCTACTGCAGAGATCCCCAGCGAGCAAGTTCCGCATTCTGGTTGCCACTTCAGCTGAGCGCAGTGGCTCGCGCACTCAGGAGGGGCTGGCCAAGAGCGGTCGCCAACTGGCAACTTCGCGGGCCCAAAGTGTGGCCGATTATTTGGATCGGCACGGCATTGCCGAAGATCGGCTGGCCATTTCGAGCACCGGCGTGCGAAAATCAAACCGCAATGAGCATGGCCAGCCCATTACCGCCGCCGAAGAAGTGCGGGTTTATCTGGTCGATCCCGATCAACCGGTTCTCGGCTGGTTGAATCCCGAGATAATCCGTCGATAA
- a CDS encoding helix-turn-helix domain-containing protein, whose amino-acid sequence MAGKNLASSEAAAKLGVTEDQLATMRQKGEIFGVRTGSGWEFKVDEVERVLSERAGGSALNADDFDMTLAGLSSPSNVDANEAILVSEEELGQSPEGTNSTIIGKKKGAKSAADSDLKLASEPDMSGDGSNPLLDASGILGGSDLKLGGGSGTGSIKMSGSDVALGAGMELGEDDLQLSMDDEPAISKPPKKSAPIDDDDSDEIDLDSDSVGMASGSVIGSGIGSDLALRGGDSGINLKPTDSGLSLEEEPLDLGGSAVDSLELPEDDDVIALDDDSGDPDQATQLKQDDQFLLSTTDSLGDDESDSGSQVIALEDSESFDTDAATMLRSAGAAPMSEDPFASAQMVMEPFAESMPVAGGMGMAGMPGMAGQPVYVQVPVIEAPYSVWNVLGLFLVTIMLVCCGMLTVDILLNMWVFDSQSSMSMALMDAALSTFGLEK is encoded by the coding sequence ATGGCCGGCAAGAATCTCGCAAGCAGTGAAGCAGCCGCGAAGTTGGGTGTGACGGAAGACCAACTCGCCACGATGCGCCAAAAGGGCGAGATTTTTGGCGTGCGCACCGGCTCGGGTTGGGAATTCAAAGTCGACGAAGTCGAGCGTGTACTTTCGGAGCGGGCCGGCGGCTCGGCGCTGAATGCCGACGATTTTGATATGACTCTCGCGGGCCTCTCGTCTCCCTCCAATGTGGACGCCAACGAAGCGATCCTCGTCAGCGAAGAAGAACTTGGCCAATCGCCCGAAGGCACGAACAGCACGATCATTGGCAAGAAGAAGGGCGCGAAGTCCGCTGCGGATAGCGACTTGAAGTTGGCTTCGGAGCCCGATATGTCTGGTGATGGCAGCAACCCGCTGCTCGATGCTTCCGGCATTCTCGGCGGTTCCGATCTCAAGTTGGGCGGCGGCAGTGGCACCGGTTCGATCAAGATGTCCGGCAGCGATGTGGCCCTTGGTGCTGGCATGGAACTGGGCGAAGACGATTTGCAACTGTCGATGGACGACGAACCTGCGATCTCGAAACCACCGAAGAAATCTGCCCCGATCGACGATGACGATTCGGACGAGATCGATCTCGATTCCGACAGCGTAGGGATGGCCAGCGGCAGTGTGATTGGGAGCGGCATCGGCAGCGACCTGGCCCTCCGCGGCGGTGATTCAGGCATCAACCTGAAGCCGACCGACAGCGGTCTTTCGCTGGAGGAAGAGCCACTCGATCTTGGCGGTTCTGCCGTCGATTCTCTCGAATTGCCCGAAGATGACGACGTCATCGCGCTTGACGACGACTCCGGCGATCCCGACCAAGCGACTCAACTCAAACAAGACGATCAGTTCCTGTTGTCGACCACCGATTCGCTCGGCGATGATGAATCGGATAGCGGTTCGCAAGTGATTGCCCTCGAAGATTCCGAATCGTTCGATACTGATGCCGCCACGATGCTGCGCTCGGCGGGTGCGGCACCGATGTCGGAAGATCCCTTCGCCAGTGCCCAGATGGTGATGGAGCCGTTTGCCGAATCGATGCCCGTCGCCGGCGGCATGGGAATGGCCGGCATGCCTGGCATGGCAGGTCAGCCCGTTTACGTACAAGTGCCGGTGATCGAAGCACCGTACTCTGTTTGGAACGTACTGGGGCTGTTTTTGGTCACGATCATGCTTGTTTGCTGCGGGATGCTGACGGTCGATATCCTGCTCAACATGTGGGTCTTCGATAGCCAGTCGTCGATGTCGATGGCCTTGATGGATGCCGCCCTCAGCACGTTTGGTCTGGAAAAATAA
- a CDS encoding Gfo/Idh/MocA family protein, translated as MATNFPLNRKLRMALVGGGQGAFIGRVHATAAVLDNRAALVAGCLSSDAARAKASAPDYDIPENRAYTSITELVQKEKALPADQRVDFVSVATPNHTHFEIAKTAAEAGLNVICDKPMTFDLKQAEELAEVVSKSGVVFAVSHNYTGYPMVRQVREMILAGELGEINAIRSNYIQGWLRTRLESSDQKQAAWRTDPKKSGAAGCFGDIATHAYNLGRYMTGLLPSEISCHLKTFEQGRALDDYGTALIKFENGAFGCVTASQISHGRENDLFIEIDGTKGAIQWRQEDPNTLVFRQNGQPHKLYTRNGGPYIGSLSAASCRLPSGHPEAFFEAFANVYRSAYDNMILRAEGKPFEKVDTIYPNVNDGVEGMYFIQQAVESSKQGGTWLPLKHPLARR; from the coding sequence ATGGCAACGAATTTTCCCCTGAACCGTAAGCTGCGAATGGCCCTGGTGGGTGGTGGACAAGGTGCTTTTATCGGCCGCGTGCATGCCACAGCCGCTGTCCTGGATAATCGCGCGGCCCTGGTCGCGGGCTGCCTGTCGAGCGATGCTGCCCGGGCCAAAGCCTCGGCCCCCGATTACGACATCCCCGAAAACCGCGCTTACACTTCGATCACCGAGCTGGTGCAGAAGGAAAAAGCACTCCCCGCCGATCAGCGCGTCGACTTCGTGTCGGTCGCCACGCCGAATCACACCCACTTCGAAATCGCCAAGACCGCGGCCGAAGCCGGCCTCAACGTCATCTGCGATAAGCCCATGACCTTCGACCTCAAGCAGGCTGAAGAACTGGCCGAAGTCGTCAGCAAGTCGGGTGTCGTCTTCGCCGTCTCGCACAACTACACCGGCTATCCCATGGTCCGGCAAGTTCGCGAAATGATCCTCGCCGGCGAATTGGGCGAGATCAACGCCATTCGCTCTAACTACATTCAAGGTTGGCTCCGGACCCGGCTGGAAAGTAGCGACCAGAAACAAGCGGCCTGGCGAACCGATCCCAAGAAGAGCGGCGCTGCCGGTTGCTTCGGCGATATCGCCACGCATGCTTACAACCTGGGCCGTTATATGACGGGCCTCCTCCCGAGCGAGATCAGTTGCCATCTGAAGACCTTCGAACAAGGCCGCGCACTCGACGACTACGGCACGGCCCTTATCAAATTCGAGAACGGCGCTTTTGGCTGCGTGACTGCTTCTCAAATCAGTCACGGCCGCGAGAACGACCTGTTCATCGAAATCGACGGTACGAAGGGGGCCATTCAATGGCGGCAAGAAGACCCCAACACACTCGTCTTCCGTCAGAACGGCCAACCTCACAAGCTTTACACGCGCAACGGCGGTCCCTATATCGGCAGCCTATCCGCTGCCTCATGCCGCCTCCCCAGTGGGCATCCCGAAGCCTTCTTCGAAGCCTTCGCGAATGTCTACCGCAGCGCGTACGACAACATGATCCTCCGCGCCGAGGGGAAGCCGTTCGAAAAAGTCGACACGATCTATCCGAACGTGAACGACGGCGTCGAAGGGATGTACTTCATTCAGCAAGCCGTCGAATCGAGCAAGCAGGGCGGAACCTGGCTGCCGCTGAAGCACCCTCTCGCGCGGCGTTAA
- a CDS encoding ABC transporter ATP-binding protein: protein METPQRTLSELALLARRATQVWPFVAIEDRLTLGSAALIMGVTSAANTGVAILLGQLVDRIQAGATSKLNHHDMYWAAGWILGGLAAIYLFREGLNVVRRSFVEKSVARLNRDMQLKLVGHALRGDLVSLSGEKVGALHGKIFRSVDGLIRFVRLMFLDCLPAFLTGFFALLVAFTKQPALGLIMLGVIPLAVFLTMRQLKSQKGVRLSLMRDCEEIDGAVVEQLNGAEYIRVAHTYNQEMLRLFNRAEKRRTSEVRHHFEMSLYGCAKALNEGFFHIVVLGLATYLAINGQISFGDVLTFSVLYLNVMAPLNEVHRVLDEGHEASLRVGDLLQMLHTPMDRAFDTPDTNGLKLQGGEPAIQVENLVVHYNTPDHRMRRALDHLSLTIRHGETIGIAGRSGSGKSTWIKVLLRLLHPDEGSILLGGKPLCDVSRIEMAQLISYVGQNPFVFSGSIHDNIAYGNSEVTLAQVQRAAELANLHDEIMQMPGGYQAEVTERGQNLSGGQRQRLAIARLLLKNSPILILDEATSALDNISERVVQNALGIKNTERTTIIIAHRLTTLKNCDRIFVFEDGRISAIGSYVELVAQNGLFAELVRSADAAPLTNGAAPRPLATAG, encoded by the coding sequence ATGGAAACTCCCCAGCGGACCCTTTCCGAACTAGCTTTGCTCGCGCGGCGCGCGACTCAGGTTTGGCCCTTTGTTGCCATTGAAGATCGACTGACGCTCGGCAGTGCAGCGCTCATCATGGGCGTTACGAGCGCAGCAAACACGGGCGTGGCCATTCTGCTCGGACAACTCGTCGATCGCATTCAAGCGGGCGCAACGAGCAAGCTCAACCATCACGATATGTACTGGGCAGCGGGTTGGATCTTGGGTGGACTAGCAGCCATCTACTTGTTTCGCGAAGGGCTGAACGTCGTTCGCCGCTCGTTTGTCGAAAAGAGCGTCGCGCGGTTGAATCGCGACATGCAGTTGAAACTTGTGGGTCATGCCCTGCGCGGCGATCTCGTTTCGCTGTCGGGAGAGAAGGTCGGCGCGCTGCACGGCAAGATCTTTCGCAGCGTCGATGGTTTGATTCGCTTTGTGCGCCTGATGTTTCTCGACTGCTTACCGGCATTTCTGACCGGCTTCTTCGCGTTGCTTGTTGCCTTCACTAAACAGCCGGCGTTGGGACTGATCATGCTCGGCGTGATTCCGCTGGCTGTCTTTCTGACAATGCGACAACTCAAGTCGCAGAAGGGTGTGCGCCTGAGCTTGATGCGCGACTGCGAAGAGATCGACGGCGCGGTGGTCGAGCAATTGAATGGTGCTGAATACATTCGGGTTGCGCACACCTATAACCAAGAAATGCTGCGGCTGTTTAATCGGGCCGAGAAACGCCGCACCAGTGAAGTGCGGCATCATTTTGAAATGTCGTTGTACGGCTGCGCGAAGGCGCTCAACGAAGGCTTCTTCCACATTGTGGTGCTAGGACTGGCCACTTACCTGGCGATCAATGGCCAGATTTCGTTCGGAGACGTGCTTACATTTTCGGTCTTGTATTTGAATGTGATGGCACCGCTCAACGAAGTTCACCGCGTGTTGGATGAGGGTCACGAGGCGAGCCTGCGCGTGGGAGACCTGTTGCAGATGCTGCACACACCCATGGATCGTGCGTTTGATACGCCGGATACCAACGGCCTGAAACTGCAAGGCGGTGAGCCGGCAATTCAGGTCGAAAACCTGGTGGTGCATTACAACACTCCCGATCATCGCATGCGCCGCGCGCTCGATCACCTGTCGCTCACGATTCGGCACGGCGAGACAATCGGCATTGCGGGCCGATCGGGTTCAGGAAAATCAACTTGGATCAAAGTGCTGTTACGGTTGCTACATCCCGATGAGGGGTCAATCTTGCTCGGAGGTAAACCGCTTTGTGATGTAAGCCGAATTGAAATGGCGCAGCTGATTAGTTACGTAGGACAAAATCCGTTCGTCTTTTCGGGTTCCATTCACGACAACATCGCCTACGGCAATTCGGAAGTAACACTGGCCCAAGTGCAGCGCGCGGCCGAACTTGCCAACTTACACGACGAAATCATGCAGATGCCGGGAGGCTATCAAGCCGAGGTGACCGAGCGGGGGCAAAATCTCTCGGGCGGTCAGCGGCAACGACTGGCAATTGCTCGACTGCTGTTGAAGAACTCGCCGATTCTGATTCTCGATGAAGCAACCAGCGCGCTCGATAACATCAGCGAGCGCGTGGTGCAGAATGCTCTGGGGATCAAAAATACCGAGCGAACTACGATTATCATTGCCCACCGCTTGACCACGCTCAAAAACTGCGACCGGATCTTCGTCTTTGAAGATGGCCGAATCAGCGCGATTGGATCGTACGTGGAACTGGTTGCCCAGAATGGGCTGTTTGCCGAACTAGTCCGCTCGGCCGATGCTGCTCCGCTTACCAATGGGGCAGCACCTCGCCCGCTGGCAACGGCTGGGTAA